A stretch of Lathyrus oleraceus cultivar Zhongwan6 chromosome 6, CAAS_Psat_ZW6_1.0, whole genome shotgun sequence DNA encodes these proteins:
- the LOC127097798 gene encoding ribonuclease S-4, which produces MALSSTTFNALVILFMMLFMGCFGTYQYFSHVQQWGPAVLKKHYRPQISFLEDRLTIHGLWPTNETNPQPRRCTTSSRGRFFHSGNQISMNLTNTLHNSWPNYLGSDELFWSSQWISHGTCSYPMFNQPRYFWLAHNIWARFNLFGLLVQAGIVPVDAEQTPSTIYRREDVLFAINVYHNVLLEVEIDCIEGTIELLEIKVCLDHSGTDYINCPGIGSCGWSFKWLKYSAKKKKQPICECSTRTEPKISNISQVHDRFGDYGNNKYGVFLM; this is translated from the exons ATGGCTTTATCAAGCACCACGTTCAATGCTCTGGTAATTCTCTTCATGATGCTGTTCATGGGGTGTTTCGGAACATATCAATACTTCTCCCATGTTCAACAGTGGGGGCCAGCCGTCTTAAAGAAACACTATCGCCCTCAGATTTCTTTCTTGGAAGACAGGCTGACCATACACGGGCTGTGGCCGACGAACGAAACAAATCCTCAGCCAAGAAGGTGCACTACATCATCTAGGGGGAGATTTTTCCACTCCGGCAACCAG ATTTCCATGAATTTAACGAACACACTACACAACTCCTGGCCTAATTATTTGGGAAGTGATGAGTTGTTTTGGAGTTCACAGTGGATAAGCCATGGGACTTGTTCTTATCCTATGTTCAATCAACCTAGGTATTTTTGGCTCGCCCATAATATATGGGCACGATTCAATCTTTTTGGTTTACTTGTACAGGCCGGAATTGTTCCAGTTGATGCTGAACAAACCCCATCAACTATTTACAGAAGAGAGGATGTGTTGTTCGCCATAAACGTATATCACAATGTTCTTTTGGAAGTGGAGATAGATTGCATTGAAGGGACCATAGAGTTGCTGGAGATAAAAGTTTGTTTGGATCACTCAGGTACCGATTATATAAATTGTCCAGGTATTGGGAGTTGTGGATGGTCATTTAAATGGCTAAAATATTCTGCAAAAAAGAAGAAGCAACCCATTTGTGAATGTAGTACTAGAACCGAACCAAAAATCAGCAATATTTCCCAAGTTCATGATAGATTTGGAGATTATGGGAATAATAAATATGGTGTTTTTTTGATGTAA